The Candidatus Coatesbacteria bacterium region GCCGATGGCGGCGGAGTAGGCCTGGTACTTGGTCTTGCCGACCACGGAGGTGCCGACGGTGAATACCAGATAGATGCCGTAACAAACATGGGCCAGGCTGAGGATGAAGACGGCGGGCCAGGCCTCGTAGAAGGGCCAGGTGGCCATCACCTTGCAGACCTCGGGGGCCATGACCCCCAGGGCGAAGGCCAGGCCGACTCCGACCAGGGAGAACAGGGTCAGGACGGCGCGATAGACCTGCTTGGCCTCGGGTTTCTTGTGCACGGCGAACATCAGCGGGCCCCAAGCGATGATGAAGGGCGACACCAGGCCCATCTTGATGATCAGGGAGAACTTATTGGCCAGGTCGTACACACCGACGGCGTGGAGCGTTCCCAGGGCGCCGGCCACGGCGATCCCGCCCTTGGCGGCCAACTCGCCCAGGGTCTTCGGATTGACGAGGACGTAACGGGTCACCGGGGCCAGCAGGCGCAGGATGTACCTGTCGGCCAGGGAGAGGATCCAACCGGCCAGCCCCTCGGGCACCAGGGGCAGGCCGAAGCGCATGACCTCCTTGAGGTAATCCTTGCGGAAGCGCGGCGTCATGTTGCGAGCGTAGATGAAGAGCATCAGCGGCGCCATCACCACGCCGCCCCAGAAGCGGGCCTTGATGACCCCCAGGGGCCCTTCCTTCAACACCACGATGAAGAGGATGTTGAAGCCCATGAACAGCAGGAAGTACCCCATATTGAGCAGGGTGAAGACAACGGGCCGTTCCTTGGCCCGCATCACCGAGCGGGGAACAGTGCGGATCAGGATCAGGGCCTGGCCCGCCGTGGCGTACTGGAAGAAAATCGTGTACTCGGCGTTGCCGAAGAACAGGCGCGAGAGATTGCCCGACAGGGGGAAGAGAACCAGAAACAGGACACCCGAGGCCAGGAACTGGAACAGGAAGCAGGTGTGGACCAACCGGCGCCGGGCGTCCTCATCGGGTTCGTTGAAGTAAACCCGGAAGAGGGCCGAGTTGACCCCGAAGCGCATCAGGATCTCCAGGATGGCGAAGTAGACCATCACCAGGGCCACGACGCCGAAGTCACTCGGGGTCAGATGGCGGGTGTAGACGGGAATCAGCAGAAATCCCACGGCCTTGGCGATCACGCCGCCCAGGCCGTAGAGCACGGTATGCTTGAGGGTCTTTTTCAGATGTTCGATCAAGGACCGCTCCCCGAGACCATCCCTGGTGGAGGAGTAGAAGGAACCACGGCGCTAAGATTAGCATAAAGGCGGCGGTTCCGTCGCGGGTAAAGCTCGTGGCACACGCAGCCACCTATCCACGAAAAAGCTCCGGCTAAATCCCGCTGAAACTACAGCCACCGCTCCCGTCACCGGCCATTACCGGATCGAGCGCAATCCGCCGCTGAACTGGCACGGTTTTTGCGGAGGTGAACCGTTTGCTTTC contains the following coding sequences:
- a CDS encoding oligosaccharide flippase family protein, which codes for MIEHLKKTLKHTVLYGLGGVIAKAVGFLLIPVYTRHLTPSDFGVVALVMVYFAILEILMRFGVNSALFRVYFNEPDEDARRRLVHTCFLFQFLASGVLFLVLFPLSGNLSRLFFGNAEYTIFFQYATAGQALILIRTVPRSVMRAKERPVVFTLLNMGYFLLFMGFNILFIVVLKEGPLGVIKARFWGGVVMAPLMLFIYARNMTPRFRKDYLKEVMRFGLPLVPEGLAGWILSLADRYILRLLAPVTRYVLVNPKTLGELAAKGGIAVAGALGTLHAVGVYDLANKFSLIIKMGLVSPFIIAWGPLMFAVHKKPEAKQVYRAVLTLFSLVGVGLAFALGVMAPEVCKVMATWPFYEAWPAVFILSLAHVCYGIYLVFTVGTSVVGKTKYQAYSAAIGAGLNIILNLLLIPRWGMMGASVATLLSYASMAVIHYNFAQRLYRIDYNLRFVLRIVLIAVVLWLASTFLPFGWIGFPLRLGIIGLFVLALKLTGSFKVPDIKLVIDEIKARFLGDKHTDQDKDRADDDNLSVTD